The nucleotide window ATACTTGATAGATATTATTTCTCCAGCATAGCCTATCAAGGGGCTCTAGGAGTAGATGAGCAATGGATAAAAATGGTGAATTCCTATTTCCCTAAACCAGATATGGTAATATTATTAGACTTACCAATTGAGGTTGCTATCAGTAGAATAAAAAATGATAAATTCAACTTCGAAGAAAAGATTAAAAGCCTTGCAAAAGTTAGGGAAAAATACCTAAAACTTGCAAAAGAATATAATTTCTACGTAGTAGATGCAAGCAAGGATAAGAATGAAGTATTAGAACAAGCAATAAAAATTATTCAGAAGAATTTATTTTAATCTTCCTTAATCGTTCTAATGCATCTAAATACCTTATGATCTGAATTATCCTTTCAGAATCTAATGGATCCTCCTTCATCTTTTTTGCGCTTAAATATAGACCATCAATCAATATACTTTCTATTTCATCTAACTGCAAATTTCTCTTTACGATCTTCTCCTCATCATCACTCTTCACTATATAAACTTTCCCGTGAACTGGACATACAACATCACCATTTTTCAATTTAAATAGCGGCATTTTGCATATAGGACAAGCCTCTTCTAACATTGTAGCGCCTTGACGTAAAAGTTCAGCAGCCTTCTTAACACCTACCTCACTTTCGTTAGTCATAAATAATTCTTAAACTCCCTAATATTAAAAAGTAATAGAGGTGTTTTGACATGTCAATGCCTTATGACAATGAAGCTAAGATAAAACAAGCAGTAATTTTATTACAGAAGATAGTTAATGATACGAGCGTTCCCAGAAACATTAGAAGAGCAGCAACTGATGCAATAAGAAATCTTCAAGACCTTGGTTTAAGTCCTGCAGTAAGGGCTGCAAACGCGATTGGAATTTTGGAAGATATAAGTCAAGATCCTAATATGCCTACTCATGCTAGAATTTCCATCTGGAACGTTGTTTCCATTTTAGAGACAGTAAAGGACTAGCTTTTTTAAATCTCAATTTTTATTTTATAATGCGCGGGGGTGCCCGAGCTAGGTCAAAGGGGGCAGGCTTAGGCCCTGCTGGCGAAGGCCTGCACGGGTTCAAATCCCGTCCCCCGCACTGTTTTTAAACTCAATTAAATTTCATCTATAAGATTAAATGTTTTAGAATATATTGAATGAATACTAATTCTCAGAAATAATATCTAAATATCACTATATTTCAAGAATTAGTAAATAATTATCTCTAGTTGGTTAATTGCTGAAATATTTTACTTTTTTAGACTATAGCTGGAGTTTGCAAAAGCTTATAGCCCGTAATTAACTCCCCAGTTAAACCAATGTTGTAAGTCTTATCACTATAAATAAAACTAAAATTCTTCATTAGCTTTGAAGCAACGGACGTGAACCATTTCACACTTTAAGTGTACGGACCCGCCGGGATTTGAACCCGGGACCACCGGCTCCGAAGGCATAGAGAAGAGCATTTATCGATCTAAAATTGCGTTAGTTGCCAATTTACGCCAATTCGCCACGGAGGGCAATATTAAGTCCTTTTACGAATATTTGATAAAAGAGAGGGGAATTAGTGAGAAAACTGCCAGAGAATATGTTTCCGCCTTAAATAGACCTTATCGTGAAACACGAAATACGCAGAAAGCTTACAGATTATTTGCAAAGTTTCTTATGTCGCGCGGGATAATAAGCGAGAATTTTGCTGAAAAGATATTAAAAATCATAAAAGTAAAAAAAGCGAATGTAGACCTTTATATACCTTCAATTGATGAGGTAAGACAAACATTAGAGATCGCCCGCGAATATAGCGAAAACATCTATTTTATTTATCGTCTCGCTTTGGAATCTGGGGCGAGACTTTCTGAAATTTTGACCGTATTAAGAAACCCTGACAGAGATGTCTGTGAGGACATATGTTATTACCCTCTGTCATGGGAACGTGGATTTAAGCGCAGTTTTTATATTTTTCATATCACACAGCTGAAAAAAATAGATATAACGCAGTGGGCGGTAAGCGATTTTGAAAAAAGGTATGATGTTGTTAAAATTAAATATATTCGCAAATTCGTGGCGACTAAGATGGCTGAATTAGGCATTCAACTAGATATTATCGATTTCATTCAGGGCAGAAAGCCTTCCCGCGTACTTACACAACATTACGTCTCATTGTTAGGCATAGCTAAAGAGAATTATAAGAAATATGCGGAGTGGCTGAAAAACGTTTTGCAATGAAATGAGAAGAAAAAATTAATAACGGTTAAAGATAAGAGTAAATTAGGGGAAAGGGGTCAGCTCCCAAGCCGTTCATCCTGGCTCAGTTCTGGCGTGGCTCATCATTCCCCTTTCCCCGTTTTCTAGTTTTGCAAAATAGGTTTAAAAACTTTTCTGTTTTTATTTTTGTCCTTTTAATATCTCATTAGGAATAATATTTTAAAAGGTTATTTAACTTCCTTCTTCTCTACAACTATTATTAAGAAACTCATAGGGGGTAATTTAGAAGAGACGTAACAAGACACTTCTAAAGGTTCCTTAGCTCTAATTACGCTCTCTTTTATGAATTTTAAATGAAGATCAGACGACACTAATACTAAATACTTAGTACTATCAGGAATAAAAAATCTAAAGAACTTTTCATAACTAGAAATTATTCTAGCGTTAATGAAATAAATAAAATTAATTTGCTCCCGATTTATAACCCTTAATAAATCCTCATCAACATAAGTTTCTAGTTCTTTAGGGCTTAACGATTTCATATAGTATATATCATGTGTGAAGACATTTATTAAGTTTATTATAAATTCTTTAATGGTGTAGTTCCATTGCTGCAAATATCATTATAATTCCTAGTACTATTGCCAATCCGTTAATTAATGAGCTATCATACGAGAAGTGGGCTAATGCTACCCTCTTCCACTTTCCGTTTCTCTTAACGTAAATCCCATTCTCAGTGAAGACGTCTAATAGCATATGTGATGGTCCAACTAAAATCCCATCAATTAACGCTGTCAAAATTTTTGTGTTTAACATACCGTATGCTAAACCTAACACTATTATTACTGGCATTGAGGAAATTAAACCCCAAAAAACACTTCTTGGCAGGGTATGAGTTAGAGGAGTCCTAACCGGAATTTTCCCATACCTTGTACTTATCTCTTTATGCCCCAACCTATCGATAAGGGTATTTCCTAAGACACTTATAATAGCAGATATTATCAAAGAAAAACCGAAAAAAGAACTAGCCAAAGTCAACAACCCAATAGAAAACACAAAATGAGTTTTTAACTTCATACAAGTCTTTTTATTAAATAATATTAGCTTATAAATAGAGAGGTATTCGGTGCTGTTCAACCCTATGCTCATTACTAGTAATCCCGTGATGATGCTGCTGGCCCTGCTAACTGACTTCCTCATGCCCTTTACAGTAGACCCAAAATCACCTCCTTAAGCGTTTCTACTAGATGGAAAAATTCTCTGGATCAATATCCTATTTGAAGATTATTTTGGTGAGGGATACTGAGTGTTATCATTTTGCTCTCTCACGCGTAATGCACCTTCTCCCTCACCTTAAACTTTTTCTCCAAATCTTTCATA belongs to Saccharolobus solfataricus and includes:
- a CDS encoding integrase, translated to MIKERGISEKTAREYVSALNRPYRETRNTQKAYRLFAKFLMSRGIISENFAEKILKIIKVKKANVDLYIPSIDEVRQTLEIAREYSENIYFIYRLALESGARLSEILTVLRNPDRDVCEDICYYPLSWERGFKRSFYIFHITQLKKIDITQWAVSDFEKRYDVVKIKYIRKFVATKMAELGIQLDIIDFIQGRKPSRVLTQHYVSLLGIAKENYKKYAEWLKNVLQ
- the tmk gene encoding dTMP kinase → MQKLIAIEGIDGSGKTTLANLLKEHLESKMKLNVIVTREPFSEDIIKLIEKIGWNDPILLVLLFAADREIHVNWLSKIKDADLIILDRYYFSSIAYQGALGVDEQWIKMVNSYFPKPDMVILLDLPIEVAISRIKNDKFNFEEKIKSLAKVREKYLKLAKEYNFYVVDASKDKNEVLEQAIKIIQKNLF
- a CDS encoding DUF4898 domain-containing protein, with protein sequence MKSLSPKELETYVDEDLLRVINREQINFIYFINARIISSYEKFFRFFIPDSTKYLVLVSSDLHLKFIKESVIRAKEPLEVSCYVSSKLPPMSFLIIVVEKKEVK
- a CDS encoding UPF0147 family protein; this translates as MSMPYDNEAKIKQAVILLQKIVNDTSVPRNIRRAATDAIRNLQDLGLSPAVRAANAIGILEDISQDPNMPTHARISIWNVVSILETVKD
- a CDS encoding Sjogren's syndrome/scleroderma autoantigen 1 family protein gives rise to the protein MTNESEVGVKKAAELLRQGATMLEEACPICKMPLFKLKNGDVVCPVHGKVYIVKSDDEEKIVKRNLQLDEIESILIDGLYLSAKKMKEDPLDSERIIQIIRYLDALERLRKIKINSSE
- a CDS encoding DUF1286 domain-containing protein; amino-acid sequence: MKLKTHFVFSIGLLTLASSFFGFSLIISAIISVLGNTLIDRLGHKEISTRYGKIPVRTPLTHTLPRSVFWGLISSMPVIIVLGLAYGMLNTKILTALIDGILVGPSHMLLDVFTENGIYVKRNGKWKRVALAHFSYDSSLINGLAIVLGIIMIFAAMELHH